The following are encoded in a window of Rissa tridactyla isolate bRisTri1 chromosome 3, bRisTri1.patW.cur.20221130, whole genome shotgun sequence genomic DNA:
- the KATNA1 gene encoding katanin p60 ATPase-containing subunit A1 isoform X1, whose product MLNMSLVMISENVKLAREYALLGNYDSAMVYYQGVLDQMNKYLYSVRDTYLQQKWQQVWQEISVEAKHVKDIMKTLESFKLDSTPLKASQQELPAHDAEVWSLPVPAERRPSPGPRKRQSAPCSDCRGHNNRISAAVRGPHRPSSRNPNDKGKAVRSREKKDQQNKGKEEKNKSTSEISESEPKKFDSTGYDKDLVEALERDIISQNPNIRWDDIADLVEAKKLLKEAVVLPMWMPEFFKGIRRPWKGVLMVGPPGTGKTLLAKAVATECKTTFFNVSSSTLTSKYRGESEKLVRLLFEMARFYAPTTIFIDEIDSICSRRGTSEEHEASRRVKAELLVQMDGVGGATENDDPSKMVMVLAATNFPWDIDEALRRRLEKRIYIPLPSAKGREELLKINLRELELADDVDLANIAEKMEGYSGADITNVCRDASLMAMRRRIEGLTPEEIRNLSRDEMHMPTTMEDFEIALKKVSKSVSAADIEKYEKWIVEFGSC is encoded by the exons atgttGAACATGAGCCTTGTTATGATCAGTGAGAATGTAAAGCTGGCCCGTGAATATGCCTTACTGGGAAATTATGACTCTGCGATGGTCTACTACCAGGGAGTTCTCGACCAAATGAATAAGTACCTCTACTCTGTCAGAGATACGTATCTgcaacagaaatggcaacag gTTTGGCAGGAGATAAGTGTGGAAGCTAAGCATGTGAAAGATATAATGAAAACTCTAGAGAGTTTTAAACTAGACAGTACTCCTTTGAAAGCTTCACAGCAAGAATTACCAGCTCATGATGCAGAAGTCTGGTCTTTGCCAGTACCTGCTGAACGTAG ACCTTCGCCAGGACCCAGAAAACGTCAGTCTGCTCCGTGCAGTGATTGCAGAGGTCACAATAATCGTATAAGCGCAGCTGTCAGAGGCCCTCACCGTCCATCGTCTCGAAATCCCAATGATAAAGGGAAGGCGGTCCGCAGCCGGGAAAAAAAGGATcagcaaaataaaggaaaagaggaaaag AACAAATCCACATCTGAGATTTCAGAGTCTGAACCAAAGAAATTTGATAGCACTGGATATGATAAAGATTTAGTGGAAGCTTTGGAAAGAGATATAATTTCTCAGAATCCCAACATTCGATG ggatGACATTGCTGATTTAGTAGAAGCTAAAAAGCTCCTTAAGGAAGCTGTAGTTTTACCCATGTGGATGCCGGAATTTTTTAAGGGAATTAGAAGACCATGGAAG ggTGTATTGATGGTCGGTCCTCCTGGTACTGGAAAGACCCTCCTGGCAAAAGCTGTAGCCACTGAATGCAAGACTACCTTTTTCAATGTTTCTTCTTCCACGCTTACCTCAAAATACAGAGGAGAATCCGAGAAACTTGTTCGTCTGCTGTTTGAAATG gcTCGATTTTATGCGCCAACAACTATATTTATTGATGAGATCGACTCTATCTGTAGTCGCAGGGGAACTTCAGAGGAGCATGAAGCTAGCCGACGTGTGAAGGCAGAACTGCTAGTTCAAATGGATG GTGTTGGAGGGGCTACTGAAAATGATGATCCTTCTAAGATGGTCATGGTACTTGCTGCTACTAATTTTCCTTGGGATATTGATGAAGCCCTAAGACGGAGACTGGAAAAAAGAATTTACATTCCTTTACCATCAG CAAAAGGTAGAGAGGAACTCCTAAAAATCAATCTGCGAGAGCTGGAACTGGCTGATGATGTCGACCTTGCAAATATAGCTGAGAAAATGGAGGGTTATTCAGGTGCAGACATTACCAACGTATGCAG AGATGCATCGTTGATGGCTATGAGAAGGCGTATTGAAGGCTTGACaccagaagaaataagaaatcttTCCCGAGACGAAATGCACATGCCAACAACTATGGAAGACTTTGAAATAGCTTTGAAGAAAGTTTCTAAATCAGTATCTGCTGCGGACATTGAGAAATATGAGAAATGGATAGTTGAATTTGGGTCATGCTGA
- the KATNA1 gene encoding katanin p60 ATPase-containing subunit A1 isoform X3, whose amino-acid sequence MMQKSGLCQYLLNVGPRKRQSAPCSDCRGHNNRISAAVRGPHRPSSRNPNDKGKAVRSREKKDQQNKGKEEKNKSTSEISESEPKKFDSTGYDKDLVEALERDIISQNPNIRWDDIADLVEAKKLLKEAVVLPMWMPEFFKGIRRPWKGVLMVGPPGTGKTLLAKAVATECKTTFFNVSSSTLTSKYRGESEKLVRLLFEMARFYAPTTIFIDEIDSICSRRGTSEEHEASRRVKAELLVQMDGVGGATENDDPSKMVMVLAATNFPWDIDEALRRRLEKRIYIPLPSAKGREELLKINLRELELADDVDLANIAEKMEGYSGADITNVCRDASLMAMRRRIEGLTPEEIRNLSRDEMHMPTTMEDFEIALKKVSKSVSAADIEKYEKWIVEFGSC is encoded by the exons ATGATGCAGAAGTCTGGTCTTTGCCAGTACCTGCTGAACGTAG GACCCAGAAAACGTCAGTCTGCTCCGTGCAGTGATTGCAGAGGTCACAATAATCGTATAAGCGCAGCTGTCAGAGGCCCTCACCGTCCATCGTCTCGAAATCCCAATGATAAAGGGAAGGCGGTCCGCAGCCGGGAAAAAAAGGATcagcaaaataaaggaaaagaggaaaag AACAAATCCACATCTGAGATTTCAGAGTCTGAACCAAAGAAATTTGATAGCACTGGATATGATAAAGATTTAGTGGAAGCTTTGGAAAGAGATATAATTTCTCAGAATCCCAACATTCGATG ggatGACATTGCTGATTTAGTAGAAGCTAAAAAGCTCCTTAAGGAAGCTGTAGTTTTACCCATGTGGATGCCGGAATTTTTTAAGGGAATTAGAAGACCATGGAAG ggTGTATTGATGGTCGGTCCTCCTGGTACTGGAAAGACCCTCCTGGCAAAAGCTGTAGCCACTGAATGCAAGACTACCTTTTTCAATGTTTCTTCTTCCACGCTTACCTCAAAATACAGAGGAGAATCCGAGAAACTTGTTCGTCTGCTGTTTGAAATG gcTCGATTTTATGCGCCAACAACTATATTTATTGATGAGATCGACTCTATCTGTAGTCGCAGGGGAACTTCAGAGGAGCATGAAGCTAGCCGACGTGTGAAGGCAGAACTGCTAGTTCAAATGGATG GTGTTGGAGGGGCTACTGAAAATGATGATCCTTCTAAGATGGTCATGGTACTTGCTGCTACTAATTTTCCTTGGGATATTGATGAAGCCCTAAGACGGAGACTGGAAAAAAGAATTTACATTCCTTTACCATCAG CAAAAGGTAGAGAGGAACTCCTAAAAATCAATCTGCGAGAGCTGGAACTGGCTGATGATGTCGACCTTGCAAATATAGCTGAGAAAATGGAGGGTTATTCAGGTGCAGACATTACCAACGTATGCAG AGATGCATCGTTGATGGCTATGAGAAGGCGTATTGAAGGCTTGACaccagaagaaataagaaatcttTCCCGAGACGAAATGCACATGCCAACAACTATGGAAGACTTTGAAATAGCTTTGAAGAAAGTTTCTAAATCAGTATCTGCTGCGGACATTGAGAAATATGAGAAATGGATAGTTGAATTTGGGTCATGCTGA
- the KATNA1 gene encoding katanin p60 ATPase-containing subunit A1 isoform X2 — protein sequence MVWQEISVEAKHVKDIMKTLESFKLDSTPLKASQQELPAHDAEVWSLPVPAERRPSPGPRKRQSAPCSDCRGHNNRISAAVRGPHRPSSRNPNDKGKAVRSREKKDQQNKGKEEKNKSTSEISESEPKKFDSTGYDKDLVEALERDIISQNPNIRWDDIADLVEAKKLLKEAVVLPMWMPEFFKGIRRPWKGVLMVGPPGTGKTLLAKAVATECKTTFFNVSSSTLTSKYRGESEKLVRLLFEMARFYAPTTIFIDEIDSICSRRGTSEEHEASRRVKAELLVQMDGVGGATENDDPSKMVMVLAATNFPWDIDEALRRRLEKRIYIPLPSAKGREELLKINLRELELADDVDLANIAEKMEGYSGADITNVCRDASLMAMRRRIEGLTPEEIRNLSRDEMHMPTTMEDFEIALKKVSKSVSAADIEKYEKWIVEFGSC from the exons ATG gTTTGGCAGGAGATAAGTGTGGAAGCTAAGCATGTGAAAGATATAATGAAAACTCTAGAGAGTTTTAAACTAGACAGTACTCCTTTGAAAGCTTCACAGCAAGAATTACCAGCTCATGATGCAGAAGTCTGGTCTTTGCCAGTACCTGCTGAACGTAG ACCTTCGCCAGGACCCAGAAAACGTCAGTCTGCTCCGTGCAGTGATTGCAGAGGTCACAATAATCGTATAAGCGCAGCTGTCAGAGGCCCTCACCGTCCATCGTCTCGAAATCCCAATGATAAAGGGAAGGCGGTCCGCAGCCGGGAAAAAAAGGATcagcaaaataaaggaaaagaggaaaag AACAAATCCACATCTGAGATTTCAGAGTCTGAACCAAAGAAATTTGATAGCACTGGATATGATAAAGATTTAGTGGAAGCTTTGGAAAGAGATATAATTTCTCAGAATCCCAACATTCGATG ggatGACATTGCTGATTTAGTAGAAGCTAAAAAGCTCCTTAAGGAAGCTGTAGTTTTACCCATGTGGATGCCGGAATTTTTTAAGGGAATTAGAAGACCATGGAAG ggTGTATTGATGGTCGGTCCTCCTGGTACTGGAAAGACCCTCCTGGCAAAAGCTGTAGCCACTGAATGCAAGACTACCTTTTTCAATGTTTCTTCTTCCACGCTTACCTCAAAATACAGAGGAGAATCCGAGAAACTTGTTCGTCTGCTGTTTGAAATG gcTCGATTTTATGCGCCAACAACTATATTTATTGATGAGATCGACTCTATCTGTAGTCGCAGGGGAACTTCAGAGGAGCATGAAGCTAGCCGACGTGTGAAGGCAGAACTGCTAGTTCAAATGGATG GTGTTGGAGGGGCTACTGAAAATGATGATCCTTCTAAGATGGTCATGGTACTTGCTGCTACTAATTTTCCTTGGGATATTGATGAAGCCCTAAGACGGAGACTGGAAAAAAGAATTTACATTCCTTTACCATCAG CAAAAGGTAGAGAGGAACTCCTAAAAATCAATCTGCGAGAGCTGGAACTGGCTGATGATGTCGACCTTGCAAATATAGCTGAGAAAATGGAGGGTTATTCAGGTGCAGACATTACCAACGTATGCAG AGATGCATCGTTGATGGCTATGAGAAGGCGTATTGAAGGCTTGACaccagaagaaataagaaatcttTCCCGAGACGAAATGCACATGCCAACAACTATGGAAGACTTTGAAATAGCTTTGAAGAAAGTTTCTAAATCAGTATCTGCTGCGGACATTGAGAAATATGAGAAATGGATAGTTGAATTTGGGTCATGCTGA